The sequence ACAATCGGCAGCGGATTGTAGTTGTTCGCACCGAACTTATTCGTTTGGCTAATGAGTTTTTCAGAGATTGTCATAAAATTCCCTCCTTCTTAGGATATGTACATTGAAAGCAATCCGTCTCAAAGACGGATGCTTCCAAATTTAAATTGATGTTTGACTATACGATTCGATCAGCTGAATTATAGCGTTTCAGATGTTGTTTTACCTTGCATATGAAGTTGCAAGTAGTCTGGGCCGCCTGCTTTGGAATCCGTACCGGACATGTTGAATCCGCCAAATGGCTGGTAACCTACGATTGCGCCTGTGCAACCACGGTTGAAGTACAAGTTTCCAGCATGGAAGTCTTCACGTGCCTGTTCGATATGTTCACGGTTTGTCGTAATGACAGCACCAGTTAGGCCGTAATCGGTATTATTAGCGATTTCAATTGCTTCATCGAAGTTTTTCGCTTTTGTAAGTCCAACAACCGGCCCGAAGATTTCGTCTTGCATCACTTTCGCGTCAGGTGCTAAATCAGCGATGACTGTAGGAGCTACGAAGAACCCTTTCGAGCTGTCGCCTTCTCCTCCAGCGATAATGCGTCCTTCTTCTTTCCCGATTTCGATATAGCTCATCACTTTGTCAAATGAGGCTTGATCGATAACCGGACCTGTGAAGTTCGAGTTATCTGAAGGATCTCCGTACGTCAATTCCTTCGTCAATTCTTCTACACGTGCAACAACTTGATCGTAAACTTCTTCATGAATGACTGCACGTGAACAAGCAGAACATTTTTGTCCGCTGAATCCGAAGGCAGATTTTACGATGGATTGAGCTGCAAGTTCAAGATCTGCCGTGTTATCAACGACGATTGTATCTTTCCCGCCCATTTCAGCAATCACGCGCTTCAACCAGATTTGTCCTTCGTTCACTTTGCTTGCACGTTCGTAAATGCGCGTGCCAACATCACGTGATCCAGTGAATGAAATGAAACGTGTACGTGGGTGATCTACTAGATAGTCACCAATTTCAGAACCTGAACCAGGGATGAAGTTTACCACTCCTGCAGGCATTCCCGCTTCTTCAAGTACTTCAATGAATTTATAAGCTACGACTGGTGTAGTCGACGCAGGCTTCAACAGTACTGTATTTCCTGTAACGAGCGCAGCTACAGTCGTACCAGCCATAATCGCAAATGCGAAGTTCCATGGAGATATGACAACACCTACGCCAAGTGGAATATAATCGAATCGGTTATATTCGCCAGGACGACTTTCGACTGGCATGCCGTCTTTTAATTTCAGCATTTGACGTGCATAGTACTCAAGGAAGTCAATTCCTTCAGCTGTGTCAGCATCTGCTTCGTTCCATGGTTTACCGGCTTCTTTTGTCAATAATGCTGAGAATTCATGCTTACGTCGACGTACGATTGCTGCCGCTTTGAATAGAATATCCGCTCGATATTCAGGTTTCGTTTTTCTCCACGTATTGAATGTTTCATCGGCAACCTTCATCGCTTTTTCAGCTAGGTCTCTGCTCGCTTTGGAAACGCGGCCAATTACTTCTTCTTTGTTTGCAGGGTTTGTAGAGACTAGTTTATCTTCAGTCATAATACGTTCGCCACCGATAATTAGTGGATAGTCTTGTCCAAGATAGCCTTCTACTTTTTTCAAAGCCTCTTGATATGCTTGCTTGTTTTCTTCCTGCGTGAAATCTGTAAATGGTTCGTGTTTGTATGGAATCATTTTATTCCTCCTCAGTTATGTGTACGCAAAAAATATTTGCATTTATTCTCAAGCTACATCTATAATAATGCAAGAGATTGTTGCACATTTCAAGTATTTTTGTTCATTTTGTGAAAAAACGTAAACGGAAGGTGTTTTTTTAATGAATACAATCGACCAATTCCTCTTTCCTTTATATGAATTTGCGGTGAATCGGGCCGGAGTAGGTATTCATGCTGTGAATCATACCGGACGTACGGTTATTTATAACGATAAAATGAAAGCGATTGAAGGATTGGAACTCGAAGAAGTCATAGACCGCTCAATTTTGGAACTCTTCAACTTCAATCAAGAAGAGAGTACACTGCTTAAGGTTCTTCAAAGCGGTATCGAGCAATTGAATGTTAAACAAACATATTGGAACCGCAAAGGCAATGAAATAACGACCGTGAATGATACCTATCCAATTTTCCATGAAGATACGCTGATTGGCGCAGTGGAAATTGCACGTGACGTGACGGCGTTAGAGAAGTTCATCCTTCATCCTTTACGTAAAAACAGCGACCCGGTCACGTTCAATCAACTCATTGCCACCTCCGATGAAATGAAGGCAGTAGTAGCGACAGCGGTTAAAGCGGCAAAAGCGAGGTTACCTGTCTTGCTAATTGGTGAGTCGGGAACCGGAAAAGATTTGATTGCTGAAAGTATCCATAATGAACTGACACCATCAAACGGGTCGTTCTACATGCTCTCTTGTCATCACTACGACAATTCATTCATTGACACGCTGCATGAAGATTTGAATTCCGATGGAGCATTCACGTTATTCTGTGACCGTATCGATTTATTATCCATTCAACATCAGCAGAAACTTTATGCGTTTTTAAAAAGTTCAGGGCAAGCTGACCATCAATTCATCGCAAGTATCGGTGATGATCCTGTTGAATTGATTGCCAATGGAACGTTAATGAAAGACTTGTACTACTTTTTCACCTCTTTCGCGATACGGATCCCGCCATTGCGAAAACGAAAAGAAGATATTCTTCCCTTTATTACTTCTTATTTGGCAAGCCGAAAGAAACGATTTGGTACATCTCTTGAAGGAATTGCACCGGATGTGGAAGAACTTTTCCTGCAATACGACTGGCCCGGCAATATGAGAGAGCTTGAATTTCTGCTGAATGAAATAGCATCTCTCGCTTCGACGGAATCCATTATTACCTACGGGATGCTACCGCTTCACTTCCGCTTGAAAATGGACGGTATGAATGACAACCCTTTGCAAGCAATGGATTTTATCGTCCAACCACAAAAAGATTTATTGCCACTGGATCAGTATTTAAAAGATGCAGAAGCGTATTATCTTCAAAAAGCGATGAAGCTGCATGAAGACAATATTACTAAAACGGCACAAGCGCTTGGCATGAGCCGTCAAAACCTACAATATCGTTTACGAAAATTAAAAAACGGGAGAGGCTAAGTAGCCATTTCCCGTTTTTCTGTTTAATAGCCCGAACGATTAATCCAGTCTGTCAGTTTGTCTTTCAATGAATTAAATCCTTCAGCGTCATGTTCTTTCACTTTGTCTTGTAATGATTTGCGGGGGCGTCCTGGTTTTTGCATTGAAGCTGGTGGCTCTTGCA is a genomic window of Sporosarcina oncorhynchi containing:
- the pruA gene encoding L-glutamate gamma-semialdehyde dehydrogenase, which produces MIPYKHEPFTDFTQEENKQAYQEALKKVEGYLGQDYPLIIGGERIMTEDKLVSTNPANKEEVIGRVSKASRDLAEKAMKVADETFNTWRKTKPEYRADILFKAAAIVRRRKHEFSALLTKEAGKPWNEADADTAEGIDFLEYYARQMLKLKDGMPVESRPGEYNRFDYIPLGVGVVISPWNFAFAIMAGTTVAALVTGNTVLLKPASTTPVVAYKFIEVLEEAGMPAGVVNFIPGSGSEIGDYLVDHPRTRFISFTGSRDVGTRIYERASKVNEGQIWLKRVIAEMGGKDTIVVDNTADLELAAQSIVKSAFGFSGQKCSACSRAVIHEEVYDQVVARVEELTKELTYGDPSDNSNFTGPVIDQASFDKVMSYIEIGKEEGRIIAGGEGDSSKGFFVAPTVIADLAPDAKVMQDEIFGPVVGLTKAKNFDEAIEIANNTDYGLTGAVITTNREHIEQAREDFHAGNLYFNRGCTGAIVGYQPFGGFNMSGTDSKAGGPDYLQLHMQGKTTSETL
- a CDS encoding sigma 54-interacting transcriptional regulator → MNTIDQFLFPLYEFAVNRAGVGIHAVNHTGRTVIYNDKMKAIEGLELEEVIDRSILELFNFNQEESTLLKVLQSGIEQLNVKQTYWNRKGNEITTVNDTYPIFHEDTLIGAVEIARDVTALEKFILHPLRKNSDPVTFNQLIATSDEMKAVVATAVKAAKARLPVLLIGESGTGKDLIAESIHNELTPSNGSFYMLSCHHYDNSFIDTLHEDLNSDGAFTLFCDRIDLLSIQHQQKLYAFLKSSGQADHQFIASIGDDPVELIANGTLMKDLYYFFTSFAIRIPPLRKRKEDILPFITSYLASRKKRFGTSLEGIAPDVEELFLQYDWPGNMRELEFLLNEIASLASTESIITYGMLPLHFRLKMDGMNDNPLQAMDFIVQPQKDLLPLDQYLKDAEAYYLQKAMKLHEDNITKTAQALGMSRQNLQYRLRKLKNGRG